One Vigna unguiculata cultivar IT97K-499-35 chromosome 11, ASM411807v1, whole genome shotgun sequence DNA window includes the following coding sequences:
- the LOC114168576 gene encoding uncharacterized protein LOC114168576 isoform X1: MERWSGVLRVPLHPNSRAFHRVGVSLCLSPETKTLCVPIANAIFFCGDRVEGSGNPVIERISNLQKLSEIVVSKFGSSINAWVIEASVFNGPFAVYKDFIPSMNQYGEPRSYNPIGFPASTSTVSLLSNCLEEAKKVILRTQVGSRSGCTFACSFSQPKTFILGFSKGGTVLNQIVTELGFSDIGSNVNSPNVGSENTYIVPKTKEDLLNSISDIHYVDVGLNTAGAYLTNHDVFERISKRLMQGAPQLRFLLHGTPRQWNDKRRDWIRNEKDKMLRLLESEVPKSLGKLKVFSRYYFNNMPPSMQMHFEIIESLDVS, from the exons ATGGAACGTTGGAGTGGAGTTTTGAGAGTCCCTCTGCATCCTAATAGCAGGGCATTCCATAGGGTTGGTGTGTCTCTCTGCCTTTCTCCGGAAACCAAAACACTTTGT GTACCTATAGCCAATGCTATATTTTTCTGTGGTGACCGAGTTGAAGGGTCAGGTAACCCAGTGATCGAGAGGATATCAAATTTACAAAAACTATCTGAAATTGTTGTGTCCAAATTTGGTTCTTCAATCAATGCTTGGGTTATTGAGGCTTCTGTTTTTAATGGACCTTTTGCTGTCTACAAGGACTTCATACCGTCCATGAATCAATATGGAGAGCCAAGGTCATATAATCCAATTGGTTTCCCTGCATCTACATCAACCGTGTCTCTCTTATCTAATTGCCTTGAAGAA GCAAAGAAAGTCATCTTAAGAACACAAGTAGGTTCAAGGTCTGGCTGCACTTTTGCCTGTTCTTTCTCTCAGCCCAAGACATTCATCCTTGGATTTAGCAAAGGTGGAACTGTTCTGAACCAGATAGTTACTGAGCTGGGATTCTCAGATATTGGTTCTAACGTGAATTCACCCAATGTGGGATCTGAGAATACTTACATTGTTCCCAAAACAAAGGAAGACTTACTGAACAGCATCAGCGATATTCATTATGTTGATGTTGGTCTGAACACTGCTGGGGCATACCTAACTAACCATGATGTGTTTGAAAGAATCTCCAAAAGGCTCATGCAAGGAGCTCCTCAACTCCGTTTTCTCCTTCATGGAACACCAAGACAATGGAATGACAAGCGGCGGGATTGGATACggaatgaaaaagataaaatgctGCGTCTTCTTGAATCTGAAGTCCCTAAGAGTTTgggaaaattaaaagtattctcaaggtattattttaataatatgcctCCAAGTATGCAGATGCACTTTGAAATAATAGAAAGTCTAGACGTAAGTTAG
- the LOC114168576 gene encoding uncharacterized protein LOC114168576 isoform X2, with product MKTNIVPIANAIFFCGDRVEGSGNPVIERISNLQKLSEIVVSKFGSSINAWVIEASVFNGPFAVYKDFIPSMNQYGEPRSYNPIGFPASTSTVSLLSNCLEEAKKVILRTQVGSRSGCTFACSFSQPKTFILGFSKGGTVLNQIVTELGFSDIGSNVNSPNVGSENTYIVPKTKEDLLNSISDIHYVDVGLNTAGAYLTNHDVFERISKRLMQGAPQLRFLLHGTPRQWNDKRRDWIRNEKDKMLRLLESEVPKSLGKLKVFSRYYFNNMPPSMQMHFEIIESLDVS from the exons ATGAAGACGAACATC GTACCTATAGCCAATGCTATATTTTTCTGTGGTGACCGAGTTGAAGGGTCAGGTAACCCAGTGATCGAGAGGATATCAAATTTACAAAAACTATCTGAAATTGTTGTGTCCAAATTTGGTTCTTCAATCAATGCTTGGGTTATTGAGGCTTCTGTTTTTAATGGACCTTTTGCTGTCTACAAGGACTTCATACCGTCCATGAATCAATATGGAGAGCCAAGGTCATATAATCCAATTGGTTTCCCTGCATCTACATCAACCGTGTCTCTCTTATCTAATTGCCTTGAAGAA GCAAAGAAAGTCATCTTAAGAACACAAGTAGGTTCAAGGTCTGGCTGCACTTTTGCCTGTTCTTTCTCTCAGCCCAAGACATTCATCCTTGGATTTAGCAAAGGTGGAACTGTTCTGAACCAGATAGTTACTGAGCTGGGATTCTCAGATATTGGTTCTAACGTGAATTCACCCAATGTGGGATCTGAGAATACTTACATTGTTCCCAAAACAAAGGAAGACTTACTGAACAGCATCAGCGATATTCATTATGTTGATGTTGGTCTGAACACTGCTGGGGCATACCTAACTAACCATGATGTGTTTGAAAGAATCTCCAAAAGGCTCATGCAAGGAGCTCCTCAACTCCGTTTTCTCCTTCATGGAACACCAAGACAATGGAATGACAAGCGGCGGGATTGGATACggaatgaaaaagataaaatgctGCGTCTTCTTGAATCTGAAGTCCCTAAGAGTTTgggaaaattaaaagtattctcaaggtattattttaataatatgcctCCAAGTATGCAGATGCACTTTGAAATAATAGAAAGTCTAGACGTAAGTTAG